In Candidatus Dependentiae bacterium, a single genomic region encodes these proteins:
- a CDS encoding SufS family cysteine desulfurase, which translates to MKNLRADFPILQKKINDYPLVYLDSASASQKPQHVVDALVRFYTNDNANVGRGLYFLAEKATQEYEYARSKVAHFIGVRSEEIVFTSGTTASINFIATGWGFEHIQKGDEILLTEMEHHSNLVPWQQIAQKKGAVLKFIPVKQNGVLDLEYLLHLITNKTKLVSVVYTSNALGITNNVDAIIQAAHAVGAKVFLDAPQTVPHKKIDVTTLNCDFLAFSSQKMLGPTGLGILYIKKELQDEVLPYQFGGGMVFSVDWHTAIFTKAPYKFEAGSPPIAQVIGLGAAINYLNNNVDFDELQKHEATLCAQLIDGLQKIRGITILGPMEELKKSGHIVSFVVDGVHAHDVAAYLNQYGICVRAGHHCTQPLHKKLGITASVRVSFYLYNTPQEVDFLLAKLSDLVSLFS; encoded by the coding sequence ATGAAAAACTTGAGAGCAGATTTTCCTATTTTACAAAAAAAAATTAACGATTATCCGTTAGTATATTTGGATAGTGCTTCAGCATCACAAAAGCCGCAGCATGTGGTTGATGCATTAGTACGCTTTTATACCAATGATAATGCAAATGTTGGCCGTGGTTTGTATTTTCTTGCCGAAAAAGCAACTCAGGAGTATGAGTATGCACGTAGTAAGGTAGCTCATTTTATTGGTGTGCGATCAGAAGAAATTGTTTTTACGAGTGGCACAACAGCCAGTATAAATTTTATAGCAACTGGGTGGGGGTTTGAGCACATACAAAAGGGTGATGAAATTTTATTGACCGAAATGGAGCATCATTCAAATTTGGTTCCTTGGCAACAAATAGCACAAAAAAAGGGTGCAGTGTTGAAGTTTATCCCAGTCAAGCAAAATGGAGTACTTGATTTAGAGTATTTGTTACACCTAATTACTAACAAAACAAAACTTGTTTCTGTTGTATATACTTCTAATGCATTAGGAATAACAAATAATGTTGATGCCATTATTCAAGCTGCACATGCGGTTGGGGCTAAAGTATTTCTTGATGCGCCACAAACAGTTCCACACAAAAAAATTGATGTAACAACATTAAATTGCGATTTTTTGGCGTTTTCTTCACAAAAAATGCTGGGGCCAACAGGGCTAGGAATTCTATATATAAAAAAAGAACTTCAAGATGAAGTGCTGCCTTATCAGTTTGGTGGTGGCATGGTTTTCTCTGTTGACTGGCATACTGCTATCTTTACAAAAGCACCGTATAAATTTGAAGCAGGTTCTCCACCAATAGCTCAAGTGATTGGCTTGGGTGCTGCAATTAATTATCTTAATAATAATGTTGATTTTGATGAGCTACAAAAACATGAGGCTACTTTATGTGCACAATTAATTGATGGGCTGCAAAAAATAAGAGGCATAACTATTTTGGGGCCCATGGAAGAACTAAAAAAAAGTGGCCATATAGTGAGCTTTGTAGTTGATGGTGTGCATGCGCATGATGTTGCTGCTTATTTGAATCAGTATGGCATTTGTGTACGTGCGGGTCATCATTGCACGCAGCCATTACATAAAAAATTAGGTATTACTGCATCAGTACGTGTTAGTTTTTATCTCTATAATACGCCACAAGAAGTTGACTTTTTACTTGCAAAACTTTCTGATCTTGTTTCACTATTTTCGTGA
- a CDS encoding SufD family Fe-S cluster assembly protein has protein sequence MQHIIEKNSIIVLSELENAKHSIKHFSVHENAHLTYFFLVTDSADITIFIQLLGPKAQATIFCICLLSEEQTVVINTQQKHSSSRTESQVLVKSIMCDAARLTYNGSIIIEKDAHKSVAQQHNKNMLLSSEAYIWANPSLEVLTNDVQCAHGSASGQVSQDQLFYLQSRGLGDDVAKKLLLQGFFADILNNMSDNAKHSILVKKINEKLESRFSYFTKKN, from the coding sequence ATGCAGCATATAATTGAAAAAAATTCAATTATTGTACTTTCTGAGTTAGAAAACGCAAAGCATAGTATCAAGCACTTTTCAGTGCATGAAAATGCTCATCTTACGTATTTTTTTTTAGTAACTGATTCTGCTGATATTACTATTTTTATTCAATTGCTGGGGCCTAAAGCGCAGGCTACTATTTTTTGTATTTGTTTGCTTTCTGAAGAGCAAACAGTAGTTATTAATACTCAACAAAAGCATAGTTCATCCCGAACTGAAAGTCAGGTGCTTGTCAAAAGTATTATGTGTGATGCGGCACGCTTAACCTATAATGGATCAATTATTATTGAAAAAGATGCTCATAAATCAGTAGCACAACAGCACAATAAAAACATGCTATTGAGTTCAGAGGCTTATATATGGGCAAATCCAAGTCTTGAAGTATTGACCAATGATGTGCAGTGTGCGCATGGTAGTGCTAGTGGTCAAGTATCTCAAGATCAGTTATTTTATCTGCAAAGTAGAGGATTAGGTGATGATGTGGCAAAAAAGCTTTTGTTACAAGGGTTTTTTGCTGATATACTCAATAATATGAGCGATAATGCAAAGCATAGTATTTTGGTAAAAAAAATTAATGAAAAACTTGAGAGCAGATTTTCCTATTTTACAAAAAAAAATTAA
- the sufB gene encoding Fe-S cluster assembly protein SufB: MSLQKGLNKKIVKDISTQKNEPSWMTDFRLKALEIFEQKQMPQWGSDLSGLDPSDLYFYVKPLVEKKTSWDDVPDKIKNTFDKLGIRKAEQKYLAGVGAQYESEVVYKQLKKKWADCGVIFCDTETALKQYPELFKKYFATVVPPHDNKFAALNSAVWSGGSFVYIPKNIKIDMPLQAYFRINAQSMGQFERTLIIAEAGSFVHYVEGCSAPIYKKNSLHSAVVELIALPGSHIRYTTIQNWSNNVYNLVTKRAVAHENATVEWIDGNFGSKVTMKYPCVILAGKKAQAQIISIAVAGKGQHQDAGGKVIHLAPQTISSIVSKSVSKNGGRSSYRGLLKVTEKAQHAYSRVQCDALLLDDISRSDTYPIVSVNNNNTSDVGHEASVSTLSEEQLFYVMSRGFSEQTARTMIVNGFIDAFTQQLPMEYAVEINRLIAMEMEGSIG, encoded by the coding sequence ATGAGTTTACAAAAAGGCCTCAACAAAAAAATTGTAAAAGATATTTCTACACAAAAAAATGAACCGAGTTGGATGACAGATTTTCGTTTAAAAGCGCTAGAAATTTTTGAGCAAAAACAAATGCCGCAATGGGGTAGTGATCTGTCGGGGTTAGATCCAAGCGATTTATATTTTTACGTTAAGCCATTAGTTGAAAAAAAAACATCGTGGGATGATGTACCAGATAAGATAAAAAATACGTTTGATAAACTGGGAATCAGAAAAGCGGAGCAAAAATATTTGGCTGGTGTTGGTGCGCAATATGAATCAGAGGTTGTCTACAAACAGCTAAAAAAAAAATGGGCAGACTGTGGTGTCATTTTTTGTGATACTGAAACAGCACTTAAACAATATCCTGAACTATTCAAAAAATACTTTGCAACTGTTGTACCGCCACATGATAACAAATTTGCTGCTCTTAATTCTGCTGTATGGTCTGGCGGTAGCTTTGTATATATTCCTAAGAATATAAAGATTGATATGCCGCTACAAGCCTATTTCAGAATTAATGCCCAGAGTATGGGACAATTTGAGCGGACGCTTATTATTGCTGAAGCTGGTAGTTTTGTACATTATGTTGAAGGGTGTAGTGCGCCAATTTATAAAAAAAACTCATTGCACAGTGCGGTAGTGGAATTAATTGCATTGCCCGGTTCGCATATTCGCTATACTACAATTCAAAATTGGTCAAATAATGTATATAATTTGGTAACCAAACGCGCAGTTGCACATGAAAATGCTACAGTTGAATGGATTGATGGTAATTTTGGTAGTAAAGTTACTATGAAATATCCGTGTGTTATTTTAGCTGGTAAAAAAGCGCAGGCACAGATTATTTCTATTGCTGTTGCTGGCAAGGGGCAACATCAAGATGCGGGTGGTAAGGTTATTCATCTAGCACCACAGACTATCTCTTCTATTGTTTCAAAATCAGTTAGTAAAAATGGTGGTCGTTCTAGTTATCGCGGTTTATTAAAGGTTACAGAAAAAGCGCAACATGCATATTCGCGTGTGCAGTGTGATGCGTTATTACTGGACGATATTTCTCGTTCTGATACATATCCTATTGTTTCAGTTAATAATAATAATACTTCTGATGTGGGCCATGAGGCGTCAGTTTCTACATTATCTGAAGAACAATTGTTTTATGTGATGTCTCGTGGATTTTCAGAGCAAACAGCACGTACAATGATTGTAAATGGTTTTATTGACGCGTTTACTCAGCAGTTACCTATGGAATATGCGGTTGAGATTAATCGACTTATTGCTATGGAGATGGAAGGATCTATAGGATAA